The sequence below is a genomic window from Brevibacillus agri.
GGAGACGATCTTCAGTTGGCCGGGGATGGGACGGCTTGTGGTGGACGCCATCGAAAACCGCGACTTTGTCGTTGTCCAAGGAACCGTGCTGTTCATCGCCGTCATTTTCGTGTTGATTAACTTGCTCGTCGACATTTTGTACACCGTGGTCAATCCGCGCGTGAAACTATCGAACAAAGGGGAGGGCTGATCCGATATGAGCAACCATGCGCAACCGCTATCGCCAGCTCCCGCGACGCTCGCACCGAAGAAAAAAAGCAAGGAAAACAGTGTCTGGAGACGGCTATTGAAAAACAAGCTGGCGATGATCGGCCTGGTCATCATCGCGATCATGGTCATTTTCGCCCTGTTTGCGCCGCTGATCGCCACGCATGGTCCGAATGAGATGGATTTGGCAAATTCGCTGTCCGAGCCTGGCATCGACGGCCATTTGCTCGGGACGGACAACTACGGACGCGATTTGTTCAGCCGGATCGTCTACGGGACGCGAATTTCGCTGATCGTCGGGATTTTTGCCATCGGGCTTGGCGGCATGATCGGCACGTTGCTCGGGCTGCTCGCCGGCTATTACGGCGGCAAATGGGACGCGCTCATCATGCGCCTCATGGATGGCCTGTTCGCCTTTCCGTTCATTCTGTTGTCGATCTCGCTCATGACCGTGCTCGGCGCCGGACTGTTCAACGTCATTCTCGCCATCGGGATCGCCAACATCCCC
It includes:
- a CDS encoding ABC transporter permease, which codes for MSNHAQPLSPAPATLAPKKKSKENSVWRRLLKNKLAMIGLVIIAIMVIFALFAPLIATHGPNEMDLANSLSEPGIDGHLLGTDNYGRDLFSRIVYGTRISLIVGIFAIGLGGMIGTLLGLLAGYYGGKWDALIMRLMDGLFAFPFILLSISLMTVLGAGLFNVILAIGIANIPGFARIVRGQVLAVKEEEYIEVTRSLGANDSRIIFHHILPNCMAPIIVYATMHVAGAIISEAALSFLGLGVQPPTASWGSILKDGKDFLVLSPHMATFSGLAILLSVLGFNLFGDGLRDALDPKMKV